In the genome of Mixta calida, the window TCGCGGCGCTTTCCGCGGGAGTCAGCAGAAACAGAATCGAATTCAAATCGCTTTTTTCCGGCACGATGCCGTTTTCACGCAGGAAGTTGGCGAGAATAGCGGCCGGCACGCCAAATTCGCTGTATTCGCCGCTGGCGGCATCAATGCCGGGCGTGGTCAACAACAGCTTACAGGGATCGACGAGGTATTGATCTTCGGCGTAACCCGTAAAGCCATGCCAGCGGTCCTGCGGCGCGAAGCTGAAATAACGCGCGTCGCGCGCAATCTCTGCGGTGGGTGCCGCCTGCCACGGAGCGCCATTAACGCTTTCCGGCACAAAGGGGCGAATCAAACGGCACTGCGTCAGAATCGCCTTACGCGCCTCGATGCCCAGCATAACGCACTCGTGCCACAGCCGACGTCCCGCCTCGCCCTGATGTATTTTGGCATTCACGTCCAGCGCGGCGAACAGCGGATAAAACGGGCTGGTCGACGCATGCAGCATAAAGGCGTTATTCAGCCGCTTGTGGCTACAAAAGCGTTTCTGCCCGCGAATATGGTTATCTTTTTTATGAATCTGCGAGGTTTGCGAAAAACCGGCCTGCTGTTTATGCACCGACTGGGTAACGAAGATGCCCGGATCGTTCGCATTCAGCTCAAGCAGCAGCGGTGAACAGGCTTCCATAATCGGAATAAACTGCTCATAGCCTACCCAGGCGGAATCAAACAGAATGTAATCGCACAGATGGCCGATGCGGTCGATCACCTGCCGGGCGTTATAAACGGTGCCGTCATAGGTGCCCAGCTGGATAATCGCCAGGCGAAACGGCCGCGCTTCGTCGGCGCGTTCCGGCGCGACGGCGCGCAGCTGCTCGCGCAGATATTCCTCATCGAAACAGTGGGCGTCGATGCCGCCGATAAAACCGAAGGGATTGCGCGCCGCTTCCAGATAGACCGGCGTCGCGCCCGCCTGAATCAGCGCGCCGTGATGGTTGGATTTATGGTTATTGCGGTCGAACAGCACCAGATCGCCGCGCGTCAGCAGCGCGTTGGTCACGACTTTATTGGCGCTGGAGGTACCGTTCAGCACGAAATAGGTTTTATCGGCGTTGAACACTTTGGCGGCGAACTTCTGCGCATCCTTCGCCGATCCCTCATGGATCAGCAGATCGCCCAGCCGGACGTCGGCATTGCACATATCGGAACGGAACAGGTTCTCGCCATAGAATGACCAGAATTGCCGCCCCGCCGGATGCTTTTTGAAAAACGCCCCGCCCTGGTGCCCCGGACAGGCGAAGGTGCTGTTATTCATGGCGACATATTTGGTCAGAGTATCGAAAAACGGCGGCAGCAGTCCGGCCTCATACTCCTCCGCAGCCTGCGCCAGCCGCGCCAGCGATTCGGCGCTGCCGTCCAGCAGCCCGGTAACCGGCGGCAGGCTTTCCGCTTCGCTCGCCTGGCTGACTGCCAGGAAAACCGGGAAAGAGAAACCGGTATGGCGCAGCAGCCCCAGTATGCCGCTGCGCGCCTCCGCTACCGAGACGACAACCGCCGCCACATCCGTAAAGTCGGTGCTGTCGAGCGCCACAACGTCGCGTCCGACGGTCAGTGCTGGCGCCAGCGCGGCGCTGGCGGCTATTTTCAGTGGGTTCATAACACAAATCCCCAGGGTCAAGGATGAGTGGGTGCGCAAGGCACGGCAATGGGAATCAGCTTCCCGGCGAAACGTGTCGAAAGGATGCGAAGCAGAACGGGGTTCAGCGGCAACCGATAGACATCAGTAAAACCAGAAGGCCTCTGTTTTTACGCATGTCCAACAGCGGGCTTCGGTTAGCCTCACCGCATGGGAAACTGGCGGGTAATCGGGGAAATGGCGGAAACGCGCCCACGCGGCGACCATCGGCAATGATGGGAACAGCGGCGCAGAGCCTGCATCAATCCGAACATAGCGATAACCTCACGCGTTAAAGCTGGGGGGTGATAAAAAGTGGCCGACATCATGGCACTCTTTGCCGATGAGAACAACCATGCAGAATGAATAAAAAATCATTTTTAATAAGAAACAGCTTGTAATTATCAGGATGATTAACGCCAGATCTGTTTATTTAAGCGATATATTGCGGGTTTTTATGCACCTAAATCTTCGCTATCTTTTAACACTCTATGCTGCGCCGCCTCTATCCGTCCCTCCGCCGATTGACGCCCTTAGCGTCACTACGCATGATGCAGGTTCGCAGTCCGACACCCACTGAATGGATGAGGTAACTATGGCAAGCTTGTACCAACCGGTAAAAATCGGCGCACTGGCGTTAAAGAACCGTATTGTCATGGCCCCGCTGACGCGTATGCGCGCGGTCGAGGCGCGTACGCCTAACGAGGTGATGCTGAAGTACTATGTGCAGCGCGCCAGCGCCGGCCTGATTGTCACCGAAGCGACCTCGGTAACACCGCAGGGCGTTGGCTATCCCAGCACGCCGGGCATCTGGAGCGAAGAGCAGGTGGCGGGCTGGCGCAAAATTACCGACGCGGTGCATCAGGCCGACGGCAAAATCGTGCT includes:
- a CDS encoding ornithine decarboxylase, with amino-acid sequence MNPLKIAASAALAPALTVGRDVVALDSTDFTDVAAVVVSVAEARSGILGLLRHTGFSFPVFLAVSQASEAESLPPVTGLLDGSAESLARLAQAAEEYEAGLLPPFFDTLTKYVAMNNSTFACPGHQGGAFFKKHPAGRQFWSFYGENLFRSDMCNADVRLGDLLIHEGSAKDAQKFAAKVFNADKTYFVLNGTSSANKVVTNALLTRGDLVLFDRNNHKSNHHGALIQAGATPVYLEAARNPFGFIGGIDAHCFDEEYLREQLRAVAPERADEARPFRLAIIQLGTYDGTVYNARQVIDRIGHLCDYILFDSAWVGYEQFIPIMEACSPLLLELNANDPGIFVTQSVHKQQAGFSQTSQIHKKDNHIRGQKRFCSHKRLNNAFMLHASTSPFYPLFAALDVNAKIHQGEAGRRLWHECVMLGIEARKAILTQCRLIRPFVPESVNGAPWQAAPTAEIARDARYFSFAPQDRWHGFTGYAEDQYLVDPCKLLLTTPGIDAASGEYSEFGVPAAILANFLRENGIVPEKSDLNSILFLLTPAESAAKMAHLVAMLVRFEQHIEADSPMSEVLPVLYSKHEARYRGYGLRRLCQEMHDLYVGYGVKDLQKAMFRQASLPQVKMNPQDANQAFIRGNVELVPIAQAEGRIAAEGALPYPPGVLCVVPGEVWGGAAQRYFLALEEGLNLLPGFSPELQGVYSETDERGVKRLYGYIITD